The Roseomonas haemaphysalidis genome segment TCGGCTGGCTGCTCCGGCTGGACGCCGACCTGCGGCTGACGGTCGGCGAGCTGGTCGCCAATGGCATCACCTATCGCGACCAGCGCGCCACCCTGGCCCTGGCCGGGGGCCGGCTGGTGGCGGACCCGGTTTCGCTCGGCATTCCGGGCGGGCGGCTGTTTCTGGCACTGCGGGCCGACGCCACCGCCACCCCGCCGCAGCTCGCGCTCAAGGCACGGCACGAAGGCGCCGGGCTGGAGCTGCGGCCCCTGCTGCAATCCTACCACCTGCCCGCCCAGGCCGATGGCCGGCTGGAACTGGATGCCGAGCTGGCCGGCCGGGGCGGCGACCTGCGGTCCCAGGCGGCCTCGCTGAACGGCAGCCTCGGCCTCGCGGTGGCCAATGGCCAGGTGGACGTGGCGCTGCTGGACCGCGTGTCGGGCGAGCTGCGCCGGCTGTTGCTGCCGGAAGCACCGGCCGGCGGCAGCGCGCCGCTGCGCTGCCTCGCATTGCGCGTGGCGCTGCGCGACGGCGTGGCCCGGCCCGAGGCGTTGCTGCTGGAAAGCGGGCTGGGCAACGTGGCCGGCAGCGGCGAGATCGACCTGGGGCAGGAGCGGCTGAACCTGCGCCTGCTGCCGCAGGTGCGGCTGGGCGGCGTTGGCATCAGCGCGCCGGTGCGGGTGACGGGCAGCTTCGCCAAGCCGGGCTACCGGCTGGACCAGGGCGGCGCCGCGCAGGCGGCGGCGGGCATCGTGGGGGAGCTGGCGTCGCGGCAGCGCGAATCCGGCGTCGCCGCGCTGGGGCAGCTGGCGGAAGCCCTGGCCGGGCGCCCCGGCGGCGGCCTGCCGGATTGCGCGCAGCAACTGGCCGTGGCGCGCGGAGGCCGGGCCGGGCCAGTGCCGCCGGCGGAGGCCCGGCCGGAACAGCGGCGGGTCAATCCGGGCGAACTGCTGCGTGGGCTGCTGGGGCGGTAAACAAGAGAAAGGCCGAGGAAGGAATTCCCCGGCCTTTCGTTATCTGACGCATCGGTTCCGGTAGCGGCCGGAATGCCACGAGGCCGTGGCTGGTCCGGTCGGGCCCGGACAAAGCGACCGGGGGAATTCCTTCCCCCAGCCTTGCTTACTCCGCCGCCGCAGCATCCTCGGCATCCGGCGTCGTCAGCATCGCATCGGCCACCACGCCCGCCTGGGCGCGCACCCGCTTCTCGATGCTTTCGGCCATCGCCGGGTTGTCGCGCAGGAACTGCTTGGCGTTCTCGCGCCCCTGGCCGATGCGCTGGTTGTCGCAGGAGAACCAGGCGCCCGACTTCTCCACCACGCCGGCCTTGACGCCGAGGTCGATCAACTCGCCGACCTTGGAGATGCCCTCGCCGTACATGATGTCGAACTCCAGCTGGCGGAACGGCGGCGCCATCTTGTTCTTCACCACCTTCACGCGCGTCTGGTTGCCGACGACGTTCTCGCGATCCTTGATCTGCCCGATGCGGCGGATCTCCATGCGGCAGGAGGCGTAGAACTTCAGCGCGTTGCCGCCCGTGGTCGTCTCCGGGTTGCCGAACATGACGCCGATCTTGAGCCGGATCTGGTTCAGGAAGATCAACAGCGTGTTGGAGCGCGACACGGTGCCGGTCAGCTTGCGCAGCGCCTGCGACATCAGGCGGGCATGCAGGCCCACATGGGTGTCGCCCATCTCGCCTTCCAGCTCGGCGCGCGGCACCAGGGCGGCGACGGAATCGACCACCACCACGTCGATGGCGCCGGAGCGGACCAGCGTGTCGCAAATCTCCAGCGCCTGCTCGCCGGCGTCGGGCTGGGAGATCAGCAGGTTGTCCACGTCCACGCCCAGCTTGCGGGCATAGCCGGGGTCCAGCGCATGCTCGGCGTCGATAAAGGCGCAGGTGCCGCCCTTCTTCTGCGCCTCGGCGATGGCATGCAGCGCCAGCGTCGTCTTGCCCGAGCTTTCGGGGCCGTAGATCTCGATGATGCGGCCCTTGGGCAGGCCGCCGATGCCCAGCGCCAGGTCGAGGCCGAGCGAGCCGGTGGAGATCACCTCCACCTCGTCGTTCCCCTGCTTGGCGCCCATGCGCATGATAGAGCCCTTGCCGAAGGCCCGTTCGATCTGGCTGAGGGCGGCGTCGAGCGCCTTGTTCTTGTCCATGGTGTAAGCAGCCCTTCTGGCAATCGCCGTGATGGTAGGAGAGGCGGTGGGGCAACGTCCAGCGGCACCCACCGCTCACTCACGAAGTCGCGATCACTGTGGCGGGCTTTCCGGAGCCGGAAAAGACCACCGCGTTCGTGTTCGCTATATGTTCACATCGGCGCCCCGGTGCAAGGGTTTCAGCATGCCGGAACCACCGCTTTTCCCACCGCCTCGACCAGTCCCGCGGGGCTGTAAGGCTTGGCCAGGAAACGGATGCCCGCCGCGTCCGGCGCCGCCTCCACCGCCGACTGCGCGTAGCCACTGACCAGCAGCACGGGCAGCGCCGGAAAGCGCAGGCGCAGGGCCTGTGCCAGCGCCACGCCGTCCATGCCCGGCATCGCCACGTCGGACACCAGCTGGCCCGGCACCAGCCCGGCCTCGATCAGTTCCAACGCGGTCTCGGCATCCTCGGCCACCGCCACGTCATGCCCGGCGCGGCGCAGGGCGCGCTCCGCCAGGCGGCGCAGCGGCGCCTCGTCCTCCACCAGCAGCACCGGCCCGGCGGGCGGCGCCAGCGCTGCGGCCGCGGGCGGCGCGGCGGGCGCCTCCGCCTCGCCCTCCACCCGCGGCAGCAGGATGCGGAAGCGGGTGCCCTGCCCCGGCGCGCTGTCCACCACCATGAAGCCGCCGGACTGGCGCACGATGCCGTGCACGGTGGCCAGTCCCAGCCCGGTGCCACCCTGGTCGATGCGCGTGGTGAAAAACGGCTCGAAGATCCGTGGCAAGGCCTCGGGCGCGATGCCCTGGCCGGTATCGGCCACCTCCAGCACCGTCCAGCGCCCGGCGGGCACGGTGTCCGGCGTGCCGCACAGCGGGGCCAACAGCACCTCGCGCGTCGTGGACAGCCGCAGCCGGCCGCCCTGGGGCATGGCCTGCCGCGCGTTGATCGCCAGGTTCATCACCACGCGGTCCAGCTGCGAGGGGTCGATTCGCACCAGCCGCCCAGGTTCGTCCAGCGTCACCTCCAGCACCACGCCCTGGCGCTGGCCGCCCGATTGCAGCAAGGCGGCGATGCCCTGCACCGCCTCGTTCAACGGCACCAGCCGGGGTTCCAGCACCTGTTGGCGGGCATAGGCCAGCAGCTGCCGCACCAGCCCGGCGCCCCGCTCCGCCGCTTGGCGCACCTGTGCCAGCTCCGCCGCCAGGGCTGGGTCGGGCGACGGGCCGGCCAGCCGCAGCGCATCCTCGCCAGCACCCAGCACCACGGTGAGAAGGTTGTTGAAGTCGTGCGCGATGCCGCCTGCCAGCGCGCCCAGGGTTTGCAGCCGGTCCGCTTCCGCCGAGTCCTGCACGGGGACCAGCGGTTGCAGCAGCAACAGCGCCTCGCTCCCCGGCAGGGGAATGCGCCGTGCCGCGACCGGTGGCTCCGGCATGCCTTCAGGCGCCGCCAGACGAAATTCCCGCACGCCCTGCCCATGGTCCAGCCAGCCCGCCACGGCGTCCCGATCCACCGCCGCGAACAGGCGTGGCGCCGGCAGGCCGGGCTGTGGCGGGCGGGTCGGTCCCAGTGCGGCGCGCAGCGCGGGGTTGGCGTGGCGCAGCACGCTGCGCGCGTCCAGCAACGCCGCCGGGCCGGGCCAGCCTTGCAGCACCGCCAGCGCCACCGGGTTGATCCTGGGTCGAAACGGCCACCATCTCATGGTGGCCAGCATACCCTCACGAAGCCGTGATGCGCAGAGATTATCGGAGCATCCTGAGCGTCTGGCTCAACAGACCCTGGCAGCTGCGCAGGGTGCTCAGATTGTCCGAGGGGCCCGAGGGTACTGGCAACAAACCCAGGCCGCCCGGGCCACGGGCGGCTGGCAGGGCGGAACCGGGCTCGCCGTCCCGCGTCAGCTGGCCGGCAACGGACAGGATCTGCTCCGGTCCCGGCGCCTGGCCGGCCGCCACCGCCAAGGCGTGATCCATTCGCATGCTGCCGCTCCTGCCATTGTGCGGCGGCAATCTGGCAGGCCCCGGTGAAGAAACCGTCAAGGCCGGCGCGTTAGCGATTCGCTCACCGGCCAGCGGCTAGAATGCGGGCATGACCGACGCGCCCCACCCCGCCATCCTGGCGAGCATCGACCGGATGGACACCACGCTGGCGTTGGCCACGGCGCTCGCCAATTCCGGGCGGACGCTGGACCTGGACGGGCTGGAAGCGGAAATGACCCGGCTGTGCGGCGCCGTGCTGATGCTGCCGGCGCCGGAAGGCCGGGCGTTGCGCCCGGCCATGGCCGGGCTGCTGGCGCGGCTGGAAAGCCTGTCCGCCACGCTGCTGCGCTGAAGGCCGCCTTAGGGCAGGTGCTTGCTGATGTAGGGCGGCAGGTTGAAGGCGCCGGTGTGGATCTCGGGCGTCCAGTACTGCGTCTGGCCCAGAATGCCGGCGGCCTCGGCCCGGGCGCGGATGGTGGCGGTATCCACCTGCCGCAGGGCGCTGTCCTTGGCCGACCAGCCCAGCGTCATGAAGCCGCCCACATAGGTCGGCACCGCGGCGACATAGGCGTAGATGTCGGCAAAGGACTTGGCGCGGCGGATGGAGGTGTCGCGCAGCTCCTCGGCCTGCATGGCCGGCACGCCGCACTGGTTGACGATCACGCCCTTGTCCGACAGCAGCCGCGCCACGTTGCTGTAAAACTCATCGGTGAACAGCACCTCACCCACGCCGATCGGGTCCGTGCTGTCCACGATCACGACGTCAAAGGAGCCGGCCTCCGCCTTGCGGACGTAGTCGATGCCGTCGGCCACCAGCACCTCGGCGCGCGGGTCGTTCCAGGCATCGCCGGCAATGTTGGGGAGGAACTCCTTGGACAGGCGGATCACCTCGCCGTCGATCTCGACCATGACGGCCTTCTCGACATTGCGGTGTTGCAGCACGCGCTTCAGCACGCCGCCGTCGCCGGCGCCGATGATCAGCACGCGCTTGGCATCGCCATGCGCCAGCATCGGCACATGGGTCAGCATCTCCTGGTAGACGAACTCGTCGCCCTCGGTGATCTGGATGCAGCCGTCGAGCACCAGCACGCGGCCATGCGTGTAGCTTTCGAACACCACGATGTCCTGGAAGTCGCTCTGCACGCGGGCCAGCTCGCGCTTGACCATGAAGCGCTGCCCCCACTCGGGGTAGAGGGTCTCGTTGATCCAGGAATCGGTGGGCATGGGGTTCTGATCTCCGTCGCTCAATACAAGAAGGGCGGGGTCATGGACCCCGCCCTTCCGCTCGTCACGTGAAAGGCTGATGTCAGCCGATCAGGCCGCGCTTGTGCTCGGCAAGCTGCACGCGCTCGGGCAGGAAGCCCTTCTTCAGGATCGGCACTGCCAGATACGGGTTGCAGATGCCGCAGACGAAGATGTCCAGCGCGGCATAGGAGCGCTCGGGCCAGGTGTGGATCGAGACGTGGCTCTCGGCCAGCACCAACACGCCGCTCACGCCACCCGGGTGGAAGTGGTGGAAGTGGCCGTGCAGGATGGTCGCGCCGGTCTCGATCGCGGCCTCGCGCAGCACGCTGTCGATGTGCGCGGGGTCATCGAGGTTCGTGGCGCCCCAAAGGTCCACGATCAGGTGCGTACCCGCGAAGCGGACACCGTCGCGTTCGACGAAGTGATCCTTCGCCTCGGCGTTGTCGAAAGTCTGGGCTTCGCTCGGGAGTTCCGAGACCATCCCCAGCGGAGAGACGAGAGAGTCCATGTTGCGGGCTCCTTTCCACCAGCAGATGACCGGGTTGATCGGATATCGATCGGGTCAACGGATGCGGCATATGGGGCAATCCCCCCCGGTTCTCAAGAAAAATCGGAGATTCGAGGCCGAAAAAATCGCGTGTCCCCCCTGCATGGCACGCGTATCTCCTGGCGTGAGGTCTGCGAGGGCCGGGAATGGCTCCAGGAAATCGGCGCGGGTCCGGTAAAAAATGCCGGTCCAGAACGGCGCCCCGGGGGCTGGGGGGTCGCGGGCCGCCCTGCCGGCCGGAAAATCCGCGGTGCGGATGCATCGCCGTGCATTTTCCCGGCATTGCCCGCTTGCCCCCGGCCGCCAGCCTGATTATACCCCCGGCCCTGCGCTGGAGGGTTGGCCGAGCGGTCGAAGGCGCACGCCTGGAAAGTGTGTATACCTCAAAAGGGTATCGTGGGTTCGAATCCCACATCCTCCGCCAGTTTCCCCGCTTCCTGATGTGGTTTGCTATCTTTTCGACCTGCAGGCTGGCTCCGCACGAGCCGTGCCACGCATCGGCGCGCCCAGGAACACTGCCCCCAACTGCCGCCTTGCACCGCACCTTCTCGAGGAGCCAGCGCCAGCTGAGCCTTGATGATGAGGCGACAGGAAGCTGCCTCGGCAGTTCGGACATCGGATCGATGCGGCGGAGTGGCTGAACAGCCGATTGGGAATAGCACGCCGCACGGCAGGCAGGCTTGGCGAGGTGGCGGGTCTGCTGGTGCCCTCGCCGCCCAGGCAGTCCCCGCCCGCGATGCTTCCCTGCATGGCGGCTGGACAGGGCCCGGCCGCCCCCGGGATTGCGGCTTCCAACATCGCATACGCCATGACAAACGGCGGCACATGCCACCGCATCGCACCCAGAAAGACGAATCCCTCGAGGCTTTGAGAGGCA includes the following:
- the recA gene encoding recombinase RecA, translated to MDKNKALDAALSQIERAFGKGSIMRMGAKQGNDEVEVISTGSLGLDLALGIGGLPKGRIIEIYGPESSGKTTLALHAIAEAQKKGGTCAFIDAEHALDPGYARKLGVDVDNLLISQPDAGEQALEICDTLVRSGAIDVVVVDSVAALVPRAELEGEMGDTHVGLHARLMSQALRKLTGTVSRSNTLLIFLNQIRLKIGVMFGNPETTTGGNALKFYASCRMEIRRIGQIKDRENVVGNQTRVKVVKNKMAPPFRQLEFDIMYGEGISKVGELIDLGVKAGVVEKSGAWFSCDNQRIGQGRENAKQFLRDNPAMAESIEKRVRAQAGVVADAMLTTPDAEDAAAAE
- a CDS encoding ATP-binding protein, whose translation is MALAVLQGWPGPAALLDARSVLRHANPALRAALGPTRPPQPGLPAPRLFAAVDRDAVAGWLDHGQGVREFRLAAPEGMPEPPVAARRIPLPGSEALLLLQPLVPVQDSAEADRLQTLGALAGGIAHDFNNLLTVVLGAGEDALRLAGPSPDPALAAELAQVRQAAERGAGLVRQLLAYARQQVLEPRLVPLNEAVQGIAALLQSGGQRQGVVLEVTLDEPGRLVRIDPSQLDRVVMNLAINARQAMPQGGRLRLSTTREVLLAPLCGTPDTVPAGRWTVLEVADTGQGIAPEALPRIFEPFFTTRIDQGGTGLGLATVHGIVRQSGGFMVVDSAPGQGTRFRILLPRVEGEAEAPAAPPAAAALAPPAGPVLLVEDEAPLRRLAERALRRAGHDVAVAEDAETALELIEAGLVPGQLVSDVAMPGMDGVALAQALRLRFPALPVLLVSGYAQSAVEAAPDAAGIRFLAKPYSPAGLVEAVGKAVVPAC
- the speE gene encoding polyamine aminopropyltransferase — encoded protein: MPTDSWINETLYPEWGQRFMVKRELARVQSDFQDIVVFESYTHGRVLVLDGCIQITEGDEFVYQEMLTHVPMLAHGDAKRVLIIGAGDGGVLKRVLQHRNVEKAVMVEIDGEVIRLSKEFLPNIAGDAWNDPRAEVLVADGIDYVRKAEAGSFDVVIVDSTDPIGVGEVLFTDEFYSNVARLLSDKGVIVNQCGVPAMQAEELRDTSIRRAKSFADIYAYVAAVPTYVGGFMTLGWSAKDSALRQVDTATIRARAEAAGILGQTQYWTPEIHTGAFNLPPYISKHLP
- the speD gene encoding adenosylmethionine decarboxylase, with the translated sequence MDSLVSPLGMVSELPSEAQTFDNAEAKDHFVERDGVRFAGTHLIVDLWGATNLDDPAHIDSVLREAAIETGATILHGHFHHFHPGGVSGVLVLAESHVSIHTWPERSYAALDIFVCGICNPYLAVPILKKGFLPERVQLAEHKRGLIG